A part of Magnetococcales bacterium genomic DNA contains:
- a CDS encoding ribbon-helix-helix protein, CopG family, which yields MGDQPYQRKVIRPQTGATLRRRHGGVKIQVCVKLPEALVAHLDELTGSLQQSRSEVIGHLIETAWQKGRGNS from the coding sequence ATGGGGGATCAACCTTACCAGCGAAAAGTGATTCGTCCCCAAACCGGAGCTACGCTACGCCGTCGCCACGGAGGGGTGAAAATCCAGGTCTGTGTTAAGCTTCCGGAAGCCCTGGTGGCCCATTTGGACGAGCTGACAGGGAGCCTGCAACAATCCCGATCTGAAGTGATCGGACACTTGATTGAGACCGCTTGGCAGAAGGGGCGGGGGAATAGTTGA